A single region of the Rhodohalobacter sp. 614A genome encodes:
- a CDS encoding choice-of-anchor Q domain-containing protein translates to MKTIRISSIQFFVLFFVLLAPNVFAETFVVTRIDDPTPDGCQVGDCSLREAIIAANDDDSENHTIQLTGGLTYTLSISGDVISGPVIIEGQDIGLDEFSTNDEEGALKILNRDRTIRIESTGGGRATIDADGTGPVFMVLDETVAELDGLIITGGDNPLGGGFIVAYNENLTITNSAITGNTARSGGSMDVQGGVVVIEDSEISQNESISAPVTLAGAMSIDRAPLYQDATTLEELEDIEWAESNVTIQNSTVTNNEADVGGAFNITRSTLNVIESTVSGNRAYQRGGAFNISRGALVNIERSTISGNIARDESGSGGSGGAFFVTGPENSEEAAEVLIINSTISGNETGNGVNSGTAGGMYIDQFGAKNIDIINSTITNNTGWNVGGILVFGGIVNVANSIIANQGAGDDCQIFDQEGAPFAFTSLGYNLESETSCGFTETGDLQNLDPFLGPLQDNGGPVFTHALSTDPFSPAINNGSNTLYTNAGGNLGSDTDASGNDRVYDFGSGGIIDIGAFELQQAGTVVGCPVTHEDKILFVKKGESGTGANWSNALGELRDALALFEDETCTTGDVEKIWVTAGTYLPTDDSGDREATFLMPGVNIYGGFEGGETNEGQRDVESNTTVLSGEINGDNNLSGNSYHVVTSMDEESGYLFDFTITGGNANGTAPHDKGGGLYASNGGISTSNVLFENNYAETAGGAAYVIETVSRIGAAHPGFVRTIFRNNESGNDGGALALEDAESRITSVTFENNEANRYGGAIFMSQSAPVIRNVFFTSNHANSQGGAISTDSSSPELVNVEMTQNTARFNGGAIDHAYTGTLSLKNTTIYGNEAEETATEYSGNGGGIYNRNGAELYALNSIIWGNSAALAGNEIWNAGPSSTELDYSLYGNGEGDIVEGGGFTTENSLTTNPLFEDASGGDVSLSNTSPAINTGDPNTEMSDFHIFDVDEIDLAENPRVYDGDVDVIDMGAYEFQGNFEGDPGSCPAIDNILYVKKGASGTGASWANALGELRDAMALFDSEDCSTEDVDQIWVAEGVYVPGTSALGTFQLINGIEIYGGFDGTENNLDARDWQNNSTILSGDIDDDDNPFDPDEDTDSDTNTVSQTDHLIGVNSYHVVTGSGTDNTAILDGFTIISGDANAGVPHDTGGGIYNLNGSPTLINLNLKGNRAVTYGGGIYNESSSPTLKNVNIESNSTQYGGGIYNEEGSHPTLTNVTIIDNSAANSAGGMRNWDSNPTLTNVTISGNSSGGNGGGMSNSNSSPTLINSIIWGNTASAEGNEIWNFDSGSSVTLEYSLYRNGDNDIVEGPGSFDDGDHSLTSDPQFTNPGNGNYTLQNTSPAINGGDPEIDLSQFPGGPAAPLDLAGNPRVYNGDADIIDMGAYEFQGDPGGSELAIPTLSSPSDEATDVTLPVTLTWNSASGVESYQIQVVTESGSFDTPDFDDETTETDIEVTVLAESTDYKWRVRSLTSEDESGWSTVWTFTTTGEILPPTGSDQRIVVGNGGEYEFSGDDFGVDDSDFSIIIETLPDEGDLEYDGNAVEAEGEVSITDINSGMLTWDMPEGEYGYGFTSFDFSLVDGSDVESEESYTLTIDLAAQSVELTGGEGWRFVASPVGGETVGGLLDPLWTQGFPGSDSPGASFVNVQFLNAGDYQWEPAGNATDPLAVGQAAIVYVYSDDDNSGAEEGFPKTLSSSTEDWEPLDGSFGGALLYDDLQDGEEDEDESYFLLGNPHPIGIDYCQTTRNHVADNIDVWDPNLNDGDYRTLSCAGGDVEIAPFQGYWVRVTGDDNTYEIPAAAYMGGTAAGYFKEPVSGEEHFLLSLTVSGGKANFTNTTRILLSEQGTSGRDLSDGPKRSPAGLARRYLSFYSLDTEGRPYAVQSVPSRLEEALRIPLGIETTESGTFTLDWNLPEAHRFGGTYYLKDIQAGQVMELHPGSVYSFEIAEDQDAPAPRFELLIAPSGIDGLSELGAVPERFELAQNYPNPFNPTTVISYQLPVSSEVRLEVYDMLGRNVATLVNEQVAAGRHSVHFDASHLSSGIYLYRLAAGNQVMTKKLTVVK, encoded by the coding sequence ATGAAAACTATTCGAATATCCTCCATTCAATTCTTTGTATTGTTTTTTGTTTTACTGGCACCCAACGTTTTTGCAGAGACGTTTGTGGTAACCAGAATTGATGACCCTACACCCGATGGTTGCCAAGTAGGCGACTGCTCTCTTCGTGAAGCAATTATCGCAGCAAATGATGACGACAGTGAAAATCATACCATTCAACTGACTGGTGGGTTGACCTATACCCTAAGTATAAGTGGAGATGTAATTTCCGGGCCCGTGATCATTGAAGGCCAAGATATAGGGTTGGATGAATTCAGTACAAATGATGAAGAAGGTGCATTGAAAATATTGAATAGGGATAGAACGATCAGAATTGAATCTACAGGAGGAGGTAGGGCTACTATTGATGCAGATGGAACAGGTCCGGTTTTTATGGTATTGGACGAAACGGTGGCAGAGCTGGATGGACTCATAATAACCGGAGGGGATAATCCACTTGGAGGTGGCTTCATTGTAGCCTATAACGAAAACCTGACCATTACGAATAGTGCGATTACCGGGAATACAGCACGCTCGGGTGGCAGCATGGATGTGCAGGGGGGCGTCGTAGTAATTGAAGACAGCGAAATCTCCCAAAACGAATCAATATCGGCCCCGGTAACATTAGCTGGTGCCATGTCTATAGATCGGGCGCCGCTGTATCAAGACGCTACTACATTAGAAGAATTAGAAGATATAGAGTGGGCTGAAAGTAATGTGACTATTCAGAATAGTACAGTAACAAACAATGAAGCAGATGTTGGAGGAGCTTTTAATATAACACGAAGCACGTTAAACGTGATAGAGAGTACGGTTTCAGGAAACAGAGCATACCAAAGAGGAGGAGCTTTTAATATAAGCAGGGGAGCACTCGTAAATATAGAAAGAAGTACCATCAGTGGAAATATTGCAAGAGATGAAAGTGGGTCAGGCGGGAGTGGAGGTGCATTTTTTGTGACGGGTCCTGAAAATAGTGAGGAAGCGGCTGAGGTGTTAATTATAAACAGTACCATTAGCGGGAATGAAACCGGGAACGGAGTGAATTCAGGTACTGCCGGAGGGATGTATATAGATCAATTCGGGGCAAAGAATATTGATATCATCAATTCAACCATTACCAATAATACGGGCTGGAATGTTGGAGGTATTCTGGTTTTTGGTGGTATTGTTAATGTCGCCAACTCTATTATTGCCAATCAGGGCGCAGGTGATGATTGCCAGATTTTTGATCAGGAAGGGGCACCATTTGCATTCACCTCACTTGGGTACAATCTGGAATCAGAAACATCCTGTGGGTTTACAGAAACCGGGGACCTGCAAAATCTGGATCCGTTTTTAGGTCCACTTCAGGATAATGGGGGGCCTGTATTCACTCATGCCCTTTCTACTGATCCGTTCAGTCCGGCTATCAATAATGGTAGTAACACACTGTATACGAATGCAGGCGGGAATTTGGGAAGTGACACCGATGCCAGCGGAAACGACCGGGTGTATGATTTTGGCAGCGGCGGGATTATTGATATCGGTGCATTTGAGTTGCAGCAGGCAGGCACAGTGGTGGGATGCCCGGTTACCCATGAGGATAAGATTCTTTTCGTAAAAAAAGGTGAAAGTGGAACCGGCGCCAATTGGAGCAATGCATTGGGCGAGCTGAGGGATGCATTAGCTCTTTTCGAAGACGAAACCTGTACAACGGGTGATGTAGAAAAGATTTGGGTCACCGCGGGTACATACCTGCCAACGGATGATTCCGGCGACCGGGAAGCTACCTTCCTGATGCCCGGAGTGAATATTTACGGAGGATTTGAAGGAGGTGAAACCAATGAGGGCCAAAGAGATGTAGAATCGAATACAACCGTTTTAAGCGGAGAAATTAATGGAGATAATAATCTTTCCGGCAATAGCTACCATGTGGTAACCAGTATGGATGAAGAGTCAGGTTACCTGTTTGATTTTACAATTACCGGCGGAAATGCCAATGGCACTGCTCCCCATGACAAAGGCGGCGGTTTATATGCAAGCAATGGGGGGATTTCTACAAGTAATGTTCTTTTTGAAAACAACTATGCAGAAACAGCCGGCGGCGCTGCCTATGTAATTGAAACGGTAAGTCGGATCGGTGCTGCTCATCCAGGATTTGTCAGAACAATATTCAGGAATAATGAATCGGGTAATGATGGTGGTGCTTTAGCCCTGGAAGATGCCGAGTCACGCATTACATCTGTGACGTTTGAAAATAATGAGGCTAATCGGTATGGAGGTGCAATATTTATGAGTCAGTCGGCACCGGTAATAAGAAATGTGTTCTTCACGAGTAATCATGCCAATTCTCAGGGCGGGGCGATAAGTACAGACAGTTCATCACCGGAACTTGTAAATGTGGAAATGACCCAAAATACGGCACGCTTCAATGGTGGAGCGATCGATCATGCATATACAGGAACACTGTCTTTAAAGAATACAACCATCTATGGGAATGAAGCAGAAGAAACCGCTACGGAGTATTCAGGAAATGGCGGTGGTATTTACAATCGGAATGGTGCTGAGTTATACGCTCTGAATTCTATTATATGGGGAAATTCAGCGGCACTGGCGGGTAATGAAATATGGAATGCCGGTCCAAGTTCTACCGAACTCGATTACAGCCTGTATGGAAATGGAGAAGGAGATATTGTAGAAGGCGGGGGTTTTACAACGGAGAATTCCCTTACCACAAATCCACTTTTTGAGGATGCCTCCGGCGGCGATGTCTCACTTTCCAACACCTCTCCTGCCATCAATACGGGGGATCCCAATACAGAGATGTCGGATTTTCATATTTTTGATGTAGATGAAATAGACCTGGCAGAAAACCCACGTGTGTATGATGGTGATGTAGATGTCATTGATATGGGTGCTTATGAATTCCAGGGGAATTTCGAAGGCGACCCCGGCAGTTGCCCGGCCATAGATAATATTCTCTACGTGAAAAAAGGAGCATCCGGTACCGGTGCAAGCTGGGCTAATGCACTGGGAGAATTGCGGGATGCAATGGCTCTTTTTGACAGTGAAGACTGTTCCACCGAGGATGTGGATCAAATTTGGGTGGCGGAAGGCGTCTATGTTCCAGGCACGAGTGCTTTAGGCACTTTTCAGCTGATCAATGGCATAGAAATCTACGGTGGTTTTGATGGCACAGAAAACAATCTGGATGCACGCGATTGGCAGAACAATTCAACGATTCTCAGTGGAGATATTGATGACGATGACAATCCATTTGATCCCGATGAAGATACGGATAGTGATACGAATACTGTTTCTCAGACCGACCATCTGATTGGTGTAAACAGTTATCACGTAGTTACAGGTAGTGGAACCGATAATACAGCTATACTTGATGGATTTACTATAATCAGTGGGGATGCCAATGCTGGTGTACCACATGATACCGGAGGTGGAATCTATAACCTTAACGGTAGTCCAACGCTCATAAATCTCAACTTAAAAGGTAACAGAGCCGTTACCTATGGCGGGGGGATTTATAACGAAAGTAGTAGTCCAACTCTAAAGAATGTAAACATCGAGAGCAATAGTACACAATACGGCGGGGGGATCTACAACGAGGAAGGCAGCCATCCCACTCTGACGAATGTAACCATAATCGACAACAGTGCTGCAAATAGTGCTGGTGGTATGCGTAACTGGGACAGCAACCCCACATTGACGAATGTTACTATCAGCGGTAACAGTTCTGGCGGCAATGGCGGCGGGATGAGCAATTCAAATAGTAGCCCCACACTAATTAATTCAATTATATGGGGGAATACAGCCTCTGCTGAAGGTAATGAAATCTGGAACTTCGACTCTGGTTCTTCTGTAACCCTGGAGTACAGCCTGTACAGGAATGGGGACAATGATATTGTAGAAGGGCCCGGCAGTTTTGACGACGGAGACCACTCACTCACCAGTGATCCGCAGTTTACCAATCCCGGAAACGGAAATTATACTTTACAAAATACCAGTCCCGCAATTAATGGTGGGGATCCGGAAATCGATTTGTCTCAGTTTCCCGGTGGACCTGCTGCCCCCTTAGATTTAGCAGGAAATCCACGCGTATATAACGGAGATGCAGACATAATTGACATGGGTGCTTATGAATTTCAGGGAGATCCGGGTGGTTCTGAACTGGCTATCCCCACCCTTTCCAGTCCATCGGATGAAGCAACGGATGTAACGCTGCCGGTAACCCTCACATGGAATTCAGCAAGCGGAGTGGAATCCTATCAAATTCAAGTCGTCACCGAATCTGGTTCGTTTGATACGCCCGATTTTGATGATGAAACAACAGAAACAGATATCGAAGTCACGGTATTGGCAGAATCAACCGACTATAAATGGCGCGTTCGTTCACTAACCAGTGAAGATGAAAGTGGATGGAGTACAGTGTGGACATTTACTACGACAGGAGAAATTTTACCCCCCACGGGTTCAGATCAACGGATTGTGGTTGGCAATGGCGGGGAGTATGAATTTTCCGGGGATGATTTTGGAGTGGATGATTCGGACTTTTCCATCATTATCGAAACCCTGCCGGATGAAGGAGATTTGGAATACGATGGCAATGCGGTTGAGGCCGAGGGTGAAGTCTCCATCACTGACATCAACAGCGGAATGCTGACCTGGGATATGCCTGAGGGCGAATACGGCTATGGGTTTACATCGTTTGATTTTAGCCTTGTGGATGGCAGCGATGTGGAAAGTGAGGAAAGTTACACGCTGACGATCGACCTGGCCGCCCAAAGCGTGGAGCTGACCGGAGGGGAAGGCTGGCGGTTTGTGGCCTCACCGGTGGGCGGGGAAACGGTCGGGGGCTTGCTGGATCCGCTCTGGACGCAGGGCTTTCCCGGTTCGGACAGCCCCGGGGCATCCTTTGTCAACGTACAGTTTCTGAATGCGGGAGACTACCAGTGGGAGCCGGCGGGTAACGCCACCGATCCTCTGGCGGTGGGGCAAGCGGCCATTGTCTACGTATACTCGGATGATGACAACAGCGGGGCGGAGGAAGGCTTCCCCAAAACGCTGAGCAGTTCCACAGAGGACTGGGAGCCGCTGGACGGGAGCTTTGGCGGAGCGCTGCTCTATGACGACCTGCAGGACGGGGAGGAGGATGAGGACGAGAGTTACTTCCTGCTGGGCAATCCCCACCCGATTGGCATCGACTACTGTCAAACCACAAGAAACCATGTGGCCGACAACATTGACGTGTGGGATCCGAACCTGAACGACGGGGACTACCGCACGCTGAGCTGCGCGGGGGGCGATGTGGAGATTGCCCCGTTCCAGGGATACTGGGTGCGGGTGACAGGCGATGACAACACTTATGAGATTCCGGCCGCCGCCTACATGGGAGGGACCGCCGCCGGCTACTTTAAAGAACCCGTATCCGGCGAAGAGCACTTCCTGCTTAGCCTGACGGTAAGCGGCGGGAAAGCCAACTTCACCAACACGACCCGGATTTTGCTGAGCGAACAGGGAACCTCCGGTCGCGACCTAAGCGACGGGCCCAAGCGCAGCCCGGCGGGTTTGGCACGGCGGTATCTGTCCTTCTATTCGCTGGACACCGAGGGCCGCCCGTACGCGGTGCAAAGTGTACCTTCCCGCCTGGAAGAGGCTCTGCGTATCCCGCTGGGGATCGAAACCACGGAATCCGGCACCTTTACCCTGGACTGGAACCTGCCTGAGGCCCACCGGTTCGGGGGCACCTACTACCTGAAGGATATCCAGGCCGGGCAGGTCATGGAACTCCATCCGGGCTCCGTCTACTCTTTTGAAATTGCAGAAGACCAGGATGCACCGGCCCCCAGGTTTGAACTTCTCATTGCCCCATCCGGCATCGACGGGCTGAGCGAACTCGGGGCGGTTCCCGAACGTTTTGAGCTGGCGCAGAACTACCCGAATCCGTTCAATCCGACGACGGTGATCTCCTACCAGCTGCCGGTGAGCAGTGAGGTACGCCTGGAGGTGTACGATATGCTGGGCCGCAACGTCGCAACATTGGTCAACGAGCAAGTGGCGGCGGGCAGGCACAGCGTCCATTTTGATGCGAGTCATTTATCCAGCGGGATTTACCTGTACAGGCTTGCGGCGGGCAACCAGGTTATGACCAAAAAACTCACGGTGGTGAAATAA
- a CDS encoding DUF2911 domain-containing protein, with product MKSLASLLFSLLLVTLISSAATAQERGSDEARVSPNATVSQTIGTTEVLVTYGRPGLRDRDITGLIHDDANGEVWRTGANESTVIVLSDDVMIEGENVPAGTYSIYTIPGEEEWTIIINEKLSWGTQYDESQDVIRVMADAEESFPAEQLMIYFENVSDTSGELVIHWGTIKVPVTISTN from the coding sequence ATGAAATCATTAGCATCTCTACTTTTTTCTCTGTTATTAGTTACCCTGATTAGCTCGGCCGCCACCGCACAGGAGCGTGGAAGCGACGAAGCCCGGGTCAGCCCCAATGCAACGGTGAGTCAAACAATCGGAACAACCGAAGTTTTGGTAACGTATGGCCGGCCCGGCTTAAGGGATCGCGATATTACAGGCCTTATCCATGACGACGCAAATGGCGAAGTTTGGAGAACAGGCGCCAATGAATCTACCGTTATTGTTTTGTCTGATGATGTTATGATTGAAGGTGAGAACGTTCCGGCAGGAACCTATTCAATCTATACGATTCCGGGTGAAGAAGAGTGGACAATTATTATCAACGAGAAGTTATCATGGGGAACACAGTATGATGAATCACAGGATGTTATAAGAGTGATGGCCGACGCAGAAGAATCATTTCCCGCAGAGCAGTTGATGATCTATTTTGAAAATGTTAGTGATACAAGCGGTGAACTGGTTATCCACTGGGGAACCATTAAAGTTCCGGTAACGATTAGTACTAATTAA
- a CDS encoding ATP-binding protein yields MLTAFFCFVLLFQSLVSSPPTSENDYLVRHFTAEDSLPVNAVSDIAQDENGYLYFATLNGLARFDGYQFETFNTSNSPGILTNRFSGMMMTSAGDIWLPTESGPLTLYQNNTFTTFTEEDGVEGQNLSIEEGVNGELLISTSAGIKKLDSQAGRFVTLHPELEVETWVIKSQANGGLLAVNHHGIVQYENGEVQVLLEPKDMPIQPERVMELNRFSDGTIWIMATIGFFIFHPNKGIIHSYQNNQPPGFICWNVYKTNEGSILSTTQGFFRVDPKNFSLSRLPVKTDPVINRPNTIISQNNQTVFFGDEVAVNDRIIFETEAVKTGLVDREGSIWVASERNGLYQLRKSIISNITLVDSKSIENIYPIIQDSNGDIWAGSLLSGVYRFKDTETDFWHGGNSSLNTTQVRFLYEDNDGTIYMGLWGDGLWRFENNDWVRMREFDHLFDNSITIEAMYRDINDTMIIGTRSQTVLERNGRYQLMQDSLGTGLEGVRVIRESNDETLFFGTNGQGLGILDSSGDLKTITKSNGLPSNFIRDIHIQSQDTLWIATEDLGLARVILNSEKNVQSIQSVRTKDGLMDNSLHRIIADRRNNYWISSNSGVMKISRRELNAYADGNRASLPVISYNQRDGMVNPEANGGVQTAGVLTNDNKIWFPNQKGITVFDLTESDSVERNGTIQPQIQNIILPDSVLFASNDQTISLPEGERNVSITFTAPNFAYPERVKFRYRLSGVSDDWIPANESREAVFTNLDPGTHRFEIQANPGNGELSTASIFVTVPSFFYETYWFYVMMICFGGLLIYGGFKYRTRTLVMRERELQKRVDAQTKELKEAAEQKSRFFSGITHELKTPLSLILGPIDDLAESKKPANWKNVQNRIKMMQRNGYRLQNLIDQILDVTKLNAEAIQLIIQPVDFEKLSRQILGQFQSRLIQKKINLKIRSDKIDSPVYLDQDAWERILINLMSNAIKFSPLDSEIQITIKNNENKVSLSVKDQGEGIKPEDQQQVFEYLYQAKGSQSAEGTGIGLFLVKGLVEQMGGEIELISKEGEGSEFIVSLKKGSAHFRDEDQVLHNPVSISDEPVPVLTEETDRIKTEPKPSPAGDNHILVVEDNDDFRSYLQSILSDEHRVSTASEGTLALKVLESESPDLIISDVMMPGMNGLEFVNSLREKKQFKHLPVLFLSAKNHETDIEAGLSTGADIYLTKPIKSKMLLAQVNAILRRENVLKNQEINKTENNEPELVSEIRTIVYRQMANSALNVTMLADALFMSRSKLYEEWKKVSDMTINDFIKSIRLQEGKILIKEKGFGIQETAHAVGYSNSDYFSTSFKQQFGVSPSQVK; encoded by the coding sequence ATGCTCACTGCCTTTTTTTGTTTTGTTCTTCTGTTTCAAAGCCTCGTCTCTTCTCCACCTACTTCAGAGAATGATTACCTGGTCCGTCATTTCACGGCCGAAGATAGTCTGCCGGTAAATGCCGTGAGTGATATTGCCCAGGATGAAAACGGATATCTCTATTTTGCGACGCTGAATGGACTGGCCCGTTTTGACGGGTACCAATTTGAAACGTTTAACACCAGCAACAGTCCCGGAATTCTCACCAACCGTTTTTCCGGAATGATGATGACATCGGCCGGAGATATCTGGCTGCCCACCGAGTCGGGACCTCTCACACTCTATCAAAACAATACGTTTACAACCTTTACAGAAGAGGATGGTGTTGAAGGACAAAACCTGAGCATTGAGGAAGGAGTCAATGGAGAGCTTTTGATTTCTACCAGTGCCGGAATCAAAAAGCTGGATTCACAAGCCGGCCGGTTTGTTACTCTTCATCCGGAACTTGAGGTTGAAACCTGGGTCATAAAATCTCAGGCGAACGGTGGTTTACTGGCTGTGAATCATCATGGAATTGTTCAGTATGAGAATGGCGAAGTACAAGTGTTGCTGGAGCCAAAAGATATGCCTATTCAACCCGAGAGGGTCATGGAATTAAATCGGTTTTCTGATGGAACCATCTGGATAATGGCAACTATTGGGTTTTTTATTTTCCACCCAAATAAAGGCATCATTCATTCCTATCAAAACAACCAGCCGCCGGGCTTCATATGCTGGAATGTTTATAAAACCAATGAAGGATCCATACTAAGTACTACTCAGGGATTTTTTCGTGTAGATCCCAAAAATTTCAGTCTTTCGAGGCTCCCTGTTAAAACGGATCCGGTCATCAACCGGCCAAACACTATTATTTCACAAAACAATCAGACGGTTTTCTTTGGAGATGAAGTGGCTGTTAACGACCGCATTATTTTTGAAACAGAAGCCGTTAAAACCGGCCTTGTTGATCGGGAAGGTTCCATCTGGGTTGCATCGGAGAGAAATGGACTCTATCAGCTTCGGAAAAGTATCATTTCTAATATCACCTTGGTTGATAGCAAATCCATCGAAAATATCTATCCAATCATACAAGATTCCAACGGAGATATATGGGCTGGCAGTTTGCTTTCGGGGGTGTATCGTTTTAAAGATACAGAAACCGATTTTTGGCACGGCGGGAACAGTTCTCTTAACACGACTCAAGTCCGCTTCCTGTATGAAGACAACGACGGAACCATTTATATGGGACTTTGGGGAGACGGTCTCTGGAGATTTGAAAACAATGACTGGGTGAGAATGCGGGAGTTCGATCATCTCTTTGATAATAGCATAACGATTGAAGCAATGTACCGAGATATAAATGACACAATGATTATCGGTACGCGTTCACAAACTGTGCTTGAAAGAAACGGGCGTTATCAACTGATGCAAGATTCGTTGGGGACGGGTTTAGAAGGAGTTCGGGTGATCCGGGAATCGAATGATGAAACGCTTTTTTTCGGCACCAACGGTCAGGGCCTGGGGATTCTTGATTCCTCCGGTGATCTCAAAACCATCACTAAGAGTAATGGACTTCCCAGCAACTTTATCCGTGATATCCATATTCAATCACAAGATACATTATGGATTGCTACTGAAGATCTCGGACTGGCAAGAGTCATTCTGAATTCAGAAAAAAATGTACAATCGATTCAATCTGTTCGTACGAAAGACGGTTTGATGGATAATTCTCTGCACCGAATTATCGCGGATAGAAGGAATAATTACTGGATCAGTTCCAATAGCGGCGTGATGAAAATATCCCGCAGGGAACTGAATGCGTATGCAGATGGAAATCGGGCAAGCCTTCCGGTTATCAGCTATAATCAACGGGACGGTATGGTCAATCCGGAAGCCAACGGCGGCGTACAAACTGCCGGAGTCCTGACGAATGACAATAAGATCTGGTTTCCTAATCAAAAAGGAATTACGGTTTTTGACCTCACAGAATCCGATTCGGTGGAAAGAAATGGAACGATTCAGCCACAGATACAGAATATCATCTTGCCGGATTCTGTCCTCTTCGCATCCAATGATCAGACGATCTCCCTACCCGAAGGCGAAAGAAATGTGAGCATTACATTCACGGCACCAAATTTTGCCTATCCTGAACGGGTGAAGTTCAGATATCGCCTGTCGGGAGTCAGTGATGATTGGATTCCGGCAAATGAATCGAGAGAAGCTGTATTTACAAATCTCGATCCCGGCACCCACCGGTTTGAAATTCAGGCAAATCCCGGAAACGGCGAACTTTCCACTGCATCTATTTTTGTGACGGTACCATCCTTCTTTTATGAAACCTATTGGTTTTATGTGATGATGATCTGTTTCGGGGGATTGCTCATCTATGGTGGTTTTAAATATCGCACCCGTACCCTGGTGATGCGTGAACGGGAACTGCAAAAACGTGTCGACGCTCAAACAAAAGAATTGAAAGAGGCTGCCGAACAAAAATCCCGGTTTTTCTCAGGAATCACGCATGAGTTAAAAACTCCGCTTTCTTTGATCTTAGGACCGATCGACGATCTTGCTGAATCTAAAAAACCGGCCAATTGGAAGAATGTTCAAAACCGGATAAAGATGATGCAGCGAAACGGCTACAGGCTTCAAAACCTGATCGATCAGATTTTAGATGTTACCAAACTCAATGCCGAGGCCATTCAGCTGATCATCCAACCTGTGGATTTTGAGAAGCTCAGCCGGCAGATACTAGGACAGTTTCAATCACGGCTCATTCAGAAAAAGATCAACCTCAAAATCCGGTCGGATAAAATAGATTCACCTGTCTATTTAGACCAGGATGCCTGGGAACGAATACTCATCAATCTGATGAGTAATGCGATTAAATTTTCGCCTTTGGATTCCGAAATTCAGATAACGATCAAAAATAATGAAAACAAAGTCTCTCTGAGTGTGAAAGATCAGGGTGAAGGGATCAAACCTGAAGATCAGCAACAGGTTTTTGAATATTTATACCAGGCTAAAGGGAGTCAGTCGGCCGAGGGAACCGGAATCGGACTCTTCCTGGTAAAAGGATTGGTAGAACAGATGGGTGGCGAAATCGAACTGATTTCAAAAGAAGGGGAAGGTTCTGAGTTTATTGTCAGTTTGAAAAAGGGGTCGGCCCATTTTCGTGATGAAGATCAGGTGCTTCACAATCCGGTCAGTATTTCGGATGAGCCCGTACCTGTTTTAACAGAAGAAACCGATAGAATAAAAACAGAGCCTAAGCCTTCACCGGCAGGTGATAATCATATATTAGTTGTTGAAGACAATGATGATTTCAGATCCTACCTTCAGTCTATTTTGTCTGATGAGCATCGTGTTTCTACTGCTTCTGAGGGGACATTGGCTCTTAAAGTTCTGGAATCAGAATCGCCGGACCTGATTATTTCTGATGTGATGATGCCCGGAATGAACGGCCTTGAATTTGTAAACTCTCTGAGGGAGAAAAAGCAATTTAAACACCTTCCGGTACTCTTTCTATCTGCAAAAAATCATGAAACGGATATTGAAGCCGGCCTTTCTACCGGGGCCGATATTTACCTGACCAAGCCGATTAAAAGCAAAATGCTGCTTGCTCAGGTGAATGCTATTCTGCGCAGAGAAAACGTTCTTAAAAATCAGGAAATCAATAAAACAGAGAATAATGAGCCTGAGTTAGTTTCAGAAATTCGCACAATCGTCTACCGGCAAATGGCAAATTCTGCTCTGAATGTGACGATGCTTGCGGATGCCTTGTTTATGAGCCGATCAAAACTTTATGAGGAATGGAAAAAAGTTAGCGATATGACAATCAATGATTTCATAAAAAGCATCCGGTTGCAGGAAGGTAAAATCCTGATTAAAGAAAAAGGCTTTGGAATCCAGGAAACGGCACATGCCGTCGGCTATTCGAATTCGGATTATTTTTCGACCAGTTTCAAGCAACAGTTCGGGGTAAGTCCTTCGCAGGTAAAATAA